Proteins found in one Megalobrama amblycephala isolate DHTTF-2021 linkage group LG5, ASM1881202v1, whole genome shotgun sequence genomic segment:
- the gpr132a gene encoding probable G-protein coupled receptor 132 → MNATNSPFTNHTNSCEPSYEQENPLPLVALYSIVITVGLPANLITVILTFLEVCRKNVLGIYLFSLSVCDLMYLGTLPLWAIYINRGHHWEWGSLACKVTGYVFFNNMYISIFLMCCISVDRFVGVVYAMESRGLRKMRHAVIITVVIVVVVAVGHLPVFIMKEGNSEKMEEKRCFEPSNPSDVVTGLNYARFFIGFFIPLCILIVTNLAILINVQASTGLKLRTKVKIRNLAMAVVLFFLVCFTPYHVILLLRAINYHFSKEKCDFERSVYEPYTISLGLSTINSALNPVFYVLTSNSAHTRIHKGLQGLRSSSRSSSFA, encoded by the coding sequence ATGAACGCAACCAATTCGCCGTTCACAAACCACACAAACAGTTGCGAGCCGTCTTACGAGCAAGAAAACCCACTTCCACTTGTGGCTCTCTACAGTATAGTCATCACAGTAGGTCTGCCTGCTAACCTGATCACAGTCATCCTCACGTTCCTCGAAGTGTGTCGGAAGAACGTTCTTGGAATCTACCTCTTCAGCCTGTCAGTATGTGACCTGATGTATCTAGGTACACTTCCGCTCTGGGCCATTTACATCAACAGAGGCCATCACTGGGAATGGGGCTCTCTGGCCTGTAAGGTCACCGGCTATGTGTTCTTCAACAACATGTACATCAGTATCTTCTTGATGTGCTGCATTTCCGTGGACCGCTTTGTCGGGGTGGTCTATGCCATGGAGTCTCGAGGTCTGAGAAAGATGAGGCATGCTGTGATCATCACTGTTGTGATTGTGGTAGTCGTTGCTGTGGGACACCTGCCGGTTTTCATCATGAAAGAGGGCAACTCGGAGAAAATGGAGGAGAAGCGGTGCTTCGAGCCAAGCAACCCCTCTGATGTGGTGACGGGACTCAACTATGCCCGCTTCTTCATCGGTTTCTTCATCCCGCTGTGCATTTTAATAGTCACCAACTTGGCCATCCTCATTAACGTGCAAGCTAGCACGGGCCTGAAGCTACGAACCAAAGTCAAAATTCGTAACCTGGCCATGGCTGTCGTCTTGTTCTTTCTGGTTTGCTTCACGCCGTACCATGTGATCCTTTTGCTACGCGCCATCAATTATCACTTTTCGAAGGAGAAATGTGACTTTGAAAGAAGTGTCTATGAACCCTATACCATCTCTCTGGGTTTGTCTACCATCAACAGTGCCTTGAATCCAGTTTTCTATGTGCTTACCAGCAACAGTGCTCATACGAGGATCCACAAAGGCCTGCAAGGGTTACGCAGCAGCTCAAGATCTTCTTCTTTTGCAtga